In one Pseudomonadales bacterium genomic region, the following are encoded:
- a CDS encoding acyl-CoA dehydrogenase family protein, with amino-acid sequence MNFDLPLDITNKLEELDAFIESEIKPLERENMQFFDHRREHARTDWDNDGVPTQEWEELIAEMERRADKAGHLRYCLPKECGGQEGSNLANAAIREHLAAKGLGLHNDLQDESSIVGNFPLVPILNEYGTEEQKQYIEGIITRKNHLAFGLTEPDHGSDATWLETTAVKDGNDWVINGVKRFNSQVYRAKADLVFARTSGKAGDAKGVTAFIVPMSTPGVDILYNHWTFNMPSDHPEVGFKDVRVPDSAILHGEGQGLIVAQRFVHENRIRQAAASAGVARYCIAEAAKYAKSRKVFGQSLSKNQGIQYPLVELHAECEMLRNFIFKVAWQMDNQDPIEISDLVSICNFRANRLACEASDRAIQVHGGMGYTRALPFEHMYRHHRRYRITEGSEEVQKRRVAQYLFGFGTAAR; translated from the coding sequence ATGAATTTTGATTTGCCATTAGACATTACCAACAAGCTTGAAGAGCTTGACGCATTTATCGAGTCGGAGATCAAACCACTTGAGCGTGAAAATATGCAGTTTTTTGACCACCGAAGAGAGCATGCCAGAACTGACTGGGATAACGACGGTGTACCCACACAGGAGTGGGAAGAGCTGATTGCGGAAATGGAGCGCCGTGCTGATAAAGCAGGCCACTTACGTTATTGCCTGCCAAAAGAATGTGGTGGTCAGGAAGGGTCGAATCTTGCTAATGCGGCCATTCGTGAGCACCTTGCCGCAAAAGGGCTTGGCCTGCATAACGATTTGCAGGATGAGTCTTCAATTGTCGGTAATTTTCCTTTGGTCCCGATACTCAATGAATACGGTACTGAAGAGCAAAAACAGTACATTGAGGGCATTATTACCCGGAAAAACCATCTGGCATTTGGACTGACCGAACCCGATCACGGCAGTGATGCTACCTGGCTCGAAACGACGGCTGTAAAAGACGGGAATGACTGGGTCATTAACGGTGTGAAGCGGTTTAACAGCCAGGTTTACAGAGCCAAAGCAGATTTAGTGTTTGCGCGTACTTCAGGCAAGGCCGGAGACGCAAAAGGTGTAACGGCATTTATCGTGCCCATGTCTACTCCTGGTGTGGATATTCTCTACAATCACTGGACATTCAACATGCCCAGCGACCACCCAGAGGTTGGCTTTAAAGATGTCCGGGTTCCCGATTCCGCGATTTTGCATGGAGAGGGACAGGGATTGATCGTCGCCCAGAGATTTGTCCACGAAAACAGAATCAGGCAGGCTGCCGCCAGTGCAGGTGTTGCCCGGTATTGCATCGCGGAAGCGGCCAAATATGCGAAGTCCCGGAAAGTCTTCGGACAATCACTTTCAAAAAACCAGGGCATTCAATACCCGCTGGTGGAGTTACACGCCGAGTGTGAAATGCTGAGAAACTTTATTTTCAAGGTGGCATGGCAAATGGACAATCAGGACCCGATTGAAATTAGCGATCTGGTTTCCATTTGTAACTTCCGGGCCAACAGACTTGCCTGTGAAGCCTCGGACAGAGCTATTCAGGTCCATGGTGGTATGGGTTATACCCGTGCACTACCGTTTGAGCACATGTACCGGCATCACCGACGCTATCGGATTACAGAAGGCTCTGAAGAAGTGCAGAAGCGAAGGGTCGCGCAATACCTGTTTGGTTTTGGTACGGCTGCGCGATGA
- a CDS encoding ATP-dependent acyl-CoA ligase has product MSRWEDKFEKAEKKWAAWQMQEYGQADRILPAIIEDKARRLPNHVVFQFGEKQITFEQLHLRTNQLANGFRCHGVGYESKVAVMLPNIPEHLYSWFGLSKLGGVDVPINVALRGNGLAHQINHGDCVGLVVFEDYLDHIESILEKLDNLRFVVVVGSGDESPQLPAWEGLDISRYTDFSNQSDATPDLNISFKDLSTILFTSGTTGPSKGVMMSHHYWYQCALSYVQSCRLTEDDVMMTQMPFFHSAARGMTVLPAILADAKAVFSERFSASGLFDEAREYGCTTVNYIGGMISMLMKQDPRDDDADNPLRLMVGAAAPENIWQAFQDRFNTHLLELYGLTEALFNLVNPYESRRPGSCGKPINGYRVKVVDENDNEVPPGVVGEIIVQPESMYLGTTGYYKMPEKTLELMSNFWYHTGDLARRDEDGYFYYSDRKKQAIRRRGENISSFEVESVINEHPDVLESCVVGVPSPLGEEDVKAVVVLKEGKTLDEAGLVQWCKTRIAYFAIPRYIAYRDTLPKTPSDRVEKYKLKEEGVTADCWDIEQSGITLKK; this is encoded by the coding sequence GTGTCTAGATGGGAGGATAAATTCGAAAAAGCCGAGAAGAAATGGGCTGCCTGGCAGATGCAGGAGTACGGGCAGGCCGACCGGATATTGCCCGCTATTATTGAAGACAAGGCCAGAAGGCTGCCTAACCATGTTGTCTTTCAGTTTGGCGAAAAACAGATTACGTTCGAGCAATTGCACCTTCGTACCAATCAGTTGGCTAACGGCTTCCGTTGTCATGGCGTCGGGTACGAGAGCAAGGTAGCGGTAATGCTGCCAAATATTCCGGAGCATCTGTATAGCTGGTTTGGGTTAAGCAAGCTGGGTGGCGTTGATGTCCCTATTAATGTTGCTCTGCGTGGTAACGGCCTTGCCCATCAAATTAACCACGGTGATTGTGTGGGGCTGGTGGTATTTGAAGACTACCTGGATCACATTGAAAGTATCCTGGAGAAGCTGGATAACCTGCGGTTTGTGGTGGTAGTTGGCTCCGGGGATGAATCTCCGCAGTTACCCGCTTGGGAAGGGCTCGATATTAGTCGTTATACGGACTTTTCCAACCAGTCCGACGCAACCCCCGATTTAAATATCAGCTTTAAAGATCTGTCGACAATTCTGTTTACCTCTGGCACTACGGGGCCGTCCAAAGGTGTGATGATGTCTCATCATTACTGGTATCAGTGTGCGCTCTCTTATGTGCAAAGTTGTAGGTTAACTGAAGACGATGTCATGATGACGCAAATGCCCTTTTTTCATTCCGCAGCTCGAGGAATGACGGTTCTACCGGCGATATTGGCAGATGCAAAAGCCGTATTCAGTGAACGGTTTTCGGCCAGCGGCCTGTTCGATGAGGCTCGTGAGTACGGTTGCACAACGGTCAATTACATTGGCGGTATGATTTCCATGCTGATGAAACAGGATCCGCGTGACGATGATGCAGACAACCCCCTTCGATTGATGGTGGGTGCTGCCGCGCCTGAAAATATTTGGCAGGCGTTTCAGGACAGGTTTAATACCCACTTGCTGGAGTTGTACGGATTAACAGAAGCTCTGTTTAACCTGGTTAATCCCTATGAAAGTCGTCGCCCCGGTTCCTGTGGCAAGCCGATTAATGGTTATCGGGTAAAAGTGGTTGACGAAAATGATAATGAGGTACCGCCAGGTGTCGTGGGGGAAATTATCGTTCAGCCGGAGAGTATGTATCTTGGTACGACCGGTTACTACAAAATGCCGGAAAAGACGCTCGAGCTAATGAGTAACTTCTGGTATCACACGGGCGATCTTGCCCGTCGCGATGAAGACGGCTACTTTTATTATTCCGATCGCAAGAAGCAGGCTATTCGCAGGCGAGGTGAAAACATTTCGTCTTTTGAGGTTGAGTCTGTGATTAATGAACACCCGGATGTACTTGAATCCTGTGTGGTTGGTGTGCCATCACCGCTTGGCGAAGAGGATGTTAAAGCCGTAGTGGTACTCAAGGAAGGGAAAACACTTGATGAAGCCGGACTGGTTCAATGGTGTAAGACTCGAATAGCTTATTTCGCCATCCCTCGTTATATCGCCTACCGGGATACTCTTCCGAAGACCCCAAGCGACCGGGTTGAGAAATACAAATTGAAGGAAGAGGGTGTGACTGCTGATTGTTGGGATATAGAGCAATCAGGAATAACACTTAAAAAATGA
- a CDS encoding SDR family oxidoreductase: MSYQSVFAPDLFKGQTVIVTGGGSGIGRCTAHELAALGANVVIVGRSVEKLDQVSAEIREDGGEVFVQTCDIRDEESVGNVIDAVLEKYGKIDALVNNAGGQYRTAMETISTKGFEAVVRNNLTGGFIFMREVYTRWMKANGGNIVNMIADIWNGWPDFSHSGAARGGMLTLSESVACEWGADNVRVNCVAPGGIASSGFDTYPPEILPKLYEYPDRVPLQRYGTESEISAAIVYLLSPAAAYITGTCIRIDGGAPNARQTWTLEKSRKNQPYNGFHRSIEPEVLKNRP, translated from the coding sequence ATGAGTTATCAGTCAGTATTTGCACCAGACCTGTTTAAAGGTCAAACCGTTATTGTCACCGGTGGTGGCAGTGGTATTGGCCGGTGCACGGCACATGAGCTGGCAGCACTGGGCGCCAACGTTGTGATTGTTGGGCGCAGTGTCGAGAAATTGGATCAGGTCAGCGCAGAAATCCGGGAAGATGGTGGCGAAGTGTTTGTTCAGACCTGCGATATACGGGACGAGGAATCTGTAGGCAATGTCATTGATGCTGTGCTGGAAAAGTACGGCAAGATTGATGCCTTGGTCAACAATGCCGGTGGCCAGTATCGAACGGCGATGGAAACCATTTCAACCAAAGGCTTTGAAGCGGTTGTCAGAAATAACCTTACAGGCGGGTTTATCTTTATGCGCGAGGTCTACACGCGCTGGATGAAAGCCAATGGCGGCAATATCGTCAACATGATTGCCGATATCTGGAATGGCTGGCCGGACTTTTCTCATTCCGGCGCAGCCCGTGGCGGCATGCTGACACTGTCGGAATCAGTCGCTTGTGAATGGGGTGCGGACAATGTGCGTGTGAATTGTGTTGCCCCGGGTGGCATTGCTTCGAGTGGTTTTGATACCTATCCACCTGAAATTCTTCCTAAGCTGTACGAATACCCTGATCGGGTACCGTTGCAACGCTATGGTACTGAGTCCGAGATCTCTGCCGCTATTGTCTATCTGTTATCTCCGGCGGCAGCCTATATTACGGGAACCTGTATCCGGATTGATGGCGGGGCACCGAATGCACGACAAACCTGGACACTTGAAAAGAGTCGTAAAAATCAACCGTATAACGGGTTTCACCGTTCTATCGAACCTGAGGTCTTGAAGAACCGACCTTGA